From the genome of Nicotiana sylvestris chromosome 1, ASM39365v2, whole genome shotgun sequence:
TTCGACTTCTAggtaaaacccttaggtttataaATCGTCCCTAAGGCTTGTTGGGCTGGCTCGTAGGCTCTTATGCATTTGCCCTTAGTCTtttttagttaactgtttcgggctcagtcttcgagtcggatttcgactcgagcttattgacccttaatttttcaaaatttaagctggctcttaggctcttacgcattgagTCGGTATGACCTCTAATGTAAGCTAACATTAAGATCGGGATTTATGCCTTTtataaggtcttacaaatttggttacttggtacaagtgtaacTCATGCTTTACTTGAGCTCTTACAGTTTTGGTGTTGCCTTATAAAGGTCTTATACTATTGATAATGCCTCGTAGAGGTATTACATTTTCTAGTATTGCTACATGGAGGACTTTCGGGTGCAAGGTTGCCCGCTTGGGTTCTTACGGCCTTTAGTTTCTGATAGCTCGGTGGGATGACAATCGACGACAGTCCCCGAAACATCGAGAGTTTCTTGGCTCTGGAGCCGTTCTGTGTAAACTTGGTGTTGCCTCATAGAGCTCTTATACTATTGATAATGCCATGTGAAGGTCTTACATTTTCTAGTATTGCCACATGGAGGGCTTTCGGGCTTGAGGTTTCTGACTCGGAGGTCATATGGTTTCGAATTTTTGATGTCAGTCCTCGAGGGTTCGAGAgatttttggctctggagccgtttCTTGTAAAAGTAGCATACTTCTTTGAAATGCAAAGCATTTTGGTGGAgggaaaatattctttgattacttggtacaagtatataAGTTTTCTTCGTCAAGGGTTCAATTATTCTATGcgggcacggttcatttgaccgtttggccctacacatcattttcctatcgatACCCTTTTTTGGATCATCTTGACTTCTTCGAGAAGGTTATTGTAACGCCCCGAGCCCGAGGGCCAGACCGGCACCTAGTGCTTCATCTATCCTTGTgtaccacttgcgactaagagactctgaacatgtaatgtcatactttgccTATGGGtcacattacaagataatgtgcgatacaaaatataaaactaaatggagaTTAACGCTGactaatgtcaacataaagctgggccggcaaggccgttATAATTACTataactgacaagccaacaaaatatatgtacagggcctacaagcccaacatactgcactaaccgacatgatatgtctacaagcctctactgatagatgtattgtgatcggaacagggccccaacCTACccttaacctatctacatatatgcaCAAGATGTACTCCAAACTACTAGATCTGGAAACTCCGAAAgacggggagcttaccgataaggcTAAACTCGGGCATACACCTACTGAGAAGGTCTACTCGTATGtatgtctgaacctgcacgcatgaaatgcagcgcccccaaaaagtgacatcagtacgaaataatgtaccgagtatgtaaggccatatactgaagctgaaactgaactaataatataataactgaaaaaataactgggagtcaaagaaaatctgaagatatgctcatatgctgatactgactcaattctctcaatatagtgagtaaaatggttgtccgaccctataaggctcagtatacatatatatctgctctgccgtagtaggctcactcataagCGATCGgctatactaggctctgtatctccaCCATTTgggctcactcataggcgctcggaCACAACAGGCTCGGTATCTAtcttaccatctgattagaggttgcccaatagaggcctacccatcgattatagctcgatggtaatgaaaatacttttaatacaaTATATATGTAAACTTTCTACTCTTTTgaccggaagaaggaaatacACAACTGAATATGTAGTCCCGctaagaagaatatggtaacttacaaaactaggaaaatataagtaatttgtgagactagcaaaatatacgtaaattctgggatacgaatttttctttattccccgttatcaaacttgtgtaattacgatatcatgctaaaatgaatgaaaagcttagccttaacatacctggagtggggaaaactccatataatattacgttggaaaaccttcgttgattgaaCGAAATTTGCCTCTTCTCCTTAATGATTCACGGACGAAATATGTATCTGGTTCCTAAAATTTTGGAATGAATCAGTGTTTCCTTGAAATTTTTGGAAACATTTCTGTTTCcttggaattttggaaagaaaCTTGTTCCAACTTAAACTAACGTTTTTTGGTTTGAAATTATAAAAGGaaaatgtttctgattcttcaAGTCTTGGAAAGAATTTACTTGATTCACTTGAATCCTTAGCAGATAAGGTTCTTGGTTTTTAAAATCAAAGGCATAATGTTTGGATAATGCCTACAAAAATTCTTTCTTGATAAGACTTATAATTTAGCCCTTTTGAAACTTTTAAGACACATGTTAAGGTGAATCAATGAGTCACCTTAAACAAGGGGGGGGGGGTGCCACATTCTGTTGGGGGTGATTTGTTaaattttatccacttattagttaaccgggtaatatttcattacccggtaattaatctattgccttcataatttaaaaattaccaaaaattacttaaaattctatttgttttcaaaatacttcatacaTACTTTAtatatttatcgcttgttataaatagcgtaaatacattaacgtcaagatgatctcatccccgagtctacgtcaattaactggtgtcaaaattttaacgtacaaaaaatgcgatatgtaacatccttcctcccttagaaacattcgtcctcgaatgtttaactccccgtgatccatataactttggcagggtcgccttAAACAACACTACTAATAACTCTCCCTGcagaagcttaataatccaacgcTACACCGGACTACAattatcaataacgacaatggcctcacatgaccaatgaCAATAATCAACACAAGAATTTACACACGTACCTTATAATTATGAtttctcagtcggacccttctctggaggaggaaataagtagggatatctagacttcatgttttcctcggcctcccatgTCACCTCTtctacattgttgtttctccaaagtactttcacggagctACCTCCTTATTCTGCAGCTtgtggatttgtcggtctaggatggcaattggaacttcctcgtatgataagttcTCTATAATCTTTACATCATTCGTGGGCAttactcgggtaggatcgccaatgcacttccgtaacatagatacgtgaaaaaccggatggacCGACTCCAATTCCgggggcaattctaactcataatctacttggcccactctctgaatgatcctataaggtccAATATACCGTGCGCTAAGCTTGCCTtacttgccaaacctcatcacacctttcataggtgacacctttaagaatacccagttaTTAACTCCGAATTCTAAATCTCGTCGCCGCACATCAGAATATGACTACTGATGACTCTGGGCTGTCAACAGCCGCtcctggataagctttactttttctatggcctgctgaaccaggtctggcccatgtaacctagattttccaacatcaaaccaccctatgggAGATCTACACTtgcgcccatacaaagcctcgtacggggccatctggatactggagtggtaactgttattatatgtaaactcgataagaggtagatgttcatcccaacttcttttaaaatccagcacacatgctcgcaatatatcctcgagcgtctgaatcgttcgctcggcttgtccatccctttgtggatgaaaagttgtgctgagatttacctgagTTCCCAGACCTTTCCGAAATGCCCGCCAAAAATGTGATATAAAATGGGCTTCACGGTATATAGTAGATATGCGTACTCCGTGTAGTcacactatctccttaatatatatTTTAGCATAATCCTCTATTGTATATGTAGATCTGACCGgtaggaaatgagctgatttcgtgatcctatcgactatcacccatatggaatcaAACTTACGATGGCAACGAGGTAAACTTGCGATAAAGTCCATATTTATCTCCTCCCATTTCCATGTTGGGATCTCTATAGTTTGCATTAGCCCTCCGAGTTTCTGGTGCTCTATTTTCACCTCTTGGCAACTAGGGCATTGAGCAACATACtcagcaatgttcttcttcatatcgttccaccaatacacctccttaatatcatgatacattttcgtcgacccagggtgaatggaGTACCATGAATAATGTGCCTCTAACATAATCCTGTCTCGTATCCCTGCTACATCTGGAACAAACAAATGACTCTTGTATCTGAGAACCCTATCTCCTTTGAGTTCTAACAACGACTTCTTCTGTTGGGGAACCCGCTCTCTCAACTTGACTAACTCTTGATCCTCGTACTGCCTCTCCATTACTTCAgttatgagagatgattttgcagcATTTTGGGGTACAAATCCTCCATTGCCAGAGTCCACTAACCgaacccccaaacaagccaattgatAAATCTTTCTTGTTAATTGTCTTTTGTGACGAGTTCTGAGCATTTGTTATGGTGGTACTGCTGAGCTTGCGGTACATCTCttttatttgagtcattttcatgatttgagtatgttcggattgttgcttattggtgcgcggattgcatGATATGTGGCCATagtttgtattgatgtgtcatgtcactagagtagttgaAAGATGAGATTGTGGGATCTATTATGAATACAAATAAATTCAATTTCggtatgttggaaggataatatcaaggttcggctcagaaatttgctatggtccttgccaaaggaaaagtggcttcatgaatggttgatctgaggaatggctATGACTTTCTACGCGTTTCATTCATCATTTGCAGTATacagaagtgttggaatgaggctttctATTATAAAGGCTTATTATCGAAATTCGGATGTTTTAAGCAACTgctatgattagaagttatcgctacaagtatttgagttatgtagtatgtcatgtaattgcacctagGGTcgtaggtatgggttattacagctggttctgGCTTAtccagagtatagatgtgagattctgatcttgtagatggtttcagaagtggaaatgtggttctaaggtttatcggctaggttggattgtgaaatttcagttgcattgtgttatcagacctatatgagatagggtgacgtgggactACCCCAggatatgtgcatggtaaggttacacagtgatttgatggttttcagaataactctgggcacgttcgaagacgaacgtatgtttaagtgggcgAGGATATAACGACCCGCCCAGTcattttgagtttttgcacttcgctcgccagttctcgggcacggctagccccatgtgatgtattatgccttatgtaaattatcagttttggttttcagggtaatcggaatgaatttggaagaacagttctcagtttgaagcttaaaatttgaaaggtttgaccaagttttgacttgttagtatatgatctcggattggaatttttatgatttgtttagctccgttgggtgatttgggacttgtgagcatgatcggaatgtattttggaggtccgtggaaggtttagacttgaattggcaaaattggaattttggcgttttccgtttgataagtgagattttgatataggggtcggaatggaattccgaaagttggagtaggtctgttgtgtcatttgtgacgtgtgtacaaaatttcaggtcattcggacgaggtttgataggttttttgatctaaagcggaatttgaaagtttttggaattcttaggcttgaatccgatgcaaatttggtgttttatgttgtttgagcattccgaagatcggaaaaagtttgaatgatgttatgggatatgttggcatgtttggttgaggtcccgagggggGCGGCTAAGCCGAGGTCGACTGAAGCCCAACAACGAGCAGTCGCTGAGCAAGTCGTTGAAGCTGCGGTCGAGCAGCAAAGAGTAGGAATAACGGCTAGTATAGCCTCGGACTAGAGATAGGAATATTCTCTTGAATAttcccttggttgtacttttttaGGGTTGTTAGAGAACATCCTATATAAATAGAAAAGGAGAGAGAGGAAAGAGACACGTGTGATTGATTCTGAGAAAACCTATTGTAAGAAGTTGACTCTTGAGAGAAAATACAAAGTTCACCTTTCCACAGTGATTGATTTTATCGATTATTCTTCCTTTCCACTCACATGATCCAAGAAAGCATTGTTCATTTCCTTGTTTACTGCCATATTTCGTTGTCAGAAGGAAGAATCTTCCACATTATTTGATATTTGAGTGAATTGTTCTTCctatttacatttattgccaCTTCCcatatttattgcttatcattcattcttcatttattttccAAAGTGCGCATTTAATGATTTAATATACGATTCTGGGCATTAAGTAAACGGTATCACTTAAACTCTTAGCTAGATCTAAGAATTATTATGCTTGAATAGGATTCACCTTCCACTTCAGTTATCTTTTAATTAGTTTGATAGAGAGTActatactttttggtcaaacaaaacAGGTAACGACGAGATCGAAATAGGAAAATATCTGTATGATACTCTTGAGAAAGAATGCACCGTACTTCCTTAGAATCGCAAATCTCATGTTGCTATAGTATTATgaagttttatatgaattattTTGGAGGCTTCATCCGTTACTTAACAAACATGCACATCCCTCTTAAAATGATGTATTGGGCCCCACTTTTGGGGATTATTTTGCACAAAAATCTCTAAATATGCCACCTAATTATATACACCAACGAGTCATTGATGCCTAAGTCCCCTTCCTGCCACGATGAGGGTGGTGTCCCTTTAAGCTTATCCACCAAAATCAATTACCTTGTTAACCTCCcactaaaaataaataattaaccaattatccacataattaagcattatctcaaattacttaaaatgctaattattttttatacactttatacaccttactatcatgatcatgtgATATCTTTTATGGCACTAGGCCATAAATACGAGGTATTATGGCTTGGACAGTATTCTATCCCAAAtttgtcaaacttcgacgaaactcattttcttcgattcgcttaccctttcaccttcacgaatttacttatcacttgtttgaaatagcatgatacttgtaacctcaaaataatcttgtccttaaattgatgtcaattatcttacgataaattcaacgtacaatactacggGGAGTAACACCGTTGTAATATTACTGCGGAGTGTAACAGAAGCCATTAACGAAGCAAAGAAGCGCAATAAGATAGCTTTCAATGGCTTTTGAAAAAATATTCTAGAGTCATAATCTCTTTTCActaaaatttcttttctttttttctgtgTCAGAGAATCCATCCGCCATTCCCCCACCATCTAGATTACATTTGATTAACTATCCCTAAGATCTTTAAAGAATTTGACTTATTTGCAATACCGATCCAACAACTTAAACAGAGAACCTCCATGGAAATAATAACCCATTCATATAATCCTCCTTCCcatcatttttcttttaatttcatcTTTTAGTCATTTGCTTTCATTAGCAACTTACATACAGCAGGAGGAAAAGGGTAATCCTAAATAGTTCGAGTTACCGGCAAAGATCATTAGATATGAAGGAAAATGAAGTTACTCTtgttcttttatttatattttcttttttctgagAACTTTGTGTTTTCCCTTTCAAATGACACACGAGAATGTGCCTTCATGGAAAGCGCACATTTTTTTTGTGCAAGAAAACTCCTGAACGTGTTGGAACATTTGATCAATATTTGGCCACTTTTATGAGCTCATTATCTCAGATACTCAGTATAAAGTACAGACCTGTACCGTTTTACTCACTAGCATCATtgcgaaaaaaaaaaaaaaaaagacatacACAAGTTCTTGTTCATTTCCTTTACTTTGACAAAACATACATAATTTTAAGAACTACGATAGCACAAGTACAAATGGTTCAATCCTCCAATCAAAATTGAGGAATCTTTCacgaatttaaaaaaaaaaaatcaaaccccAGAATGCAATATACGGGAAATATATAACTCAATGGCATATGAAAGTAAAATTTTCTAAATCACTCGTATCGGATTTACAAAAATATGATATCCTAAGCCAAAACCAGCTGCAAAATAGCTTGCTTATTCATCAATCTAGGGGGAAGGAATCTCATCCTCTTGCAGAGGTAACTATATCATTAAAACCACAGCCATAGTTGCAGCCGTGATGATCGACCAGCCATAGCCACCACCAAAAAACGAAATAGCTGTTTTAcacgaaaaagagaaaaaaaaatggaattaACATTAAATATGGGGTCTTAGTTAACTTGCAGTCTTGCATGTTGAGATAAAGATTACTCAAATATAAGCATAGACAGGAGATTTCAGTATTTTTTGTACTAGAAAACAGAAGAATATTAGAGTTTCCATCTTAGTTCTGGTAAAAAGAAAGGGCAAGTAAATGGCCACGTTCACAGAATAACTCTTACCTATACTTTTGCTGTTATCAGGCAAACTAGGAGGCGGAGAAGATGACTTGTTGCCCATTATATCAATCCCAAGCTGAGAACAATCCATTCCAAGAGCACCTATTACATGTATCAGATGGTTGTCAATAGTCAGTTTTCGCCTAAATAAAAACCAATCAGCACTCAGTCATAACTATCTGACTACATTTCtatatcatttactgttattagTATTTGAATACTAGGAGCGGTTTCATAAGGCATAGTTCTTACATTCTTTGAAGCAAGGGAAAGCAGTGAGATTGAGTAGATTGTAGTAACCCTCTTGGCATTCACAAGAATAGGTCACGGGAGAGGTCTTGTTGCACATGCCGCCTCCACATTCAGCCCAATGGCAAGCTAGAAGATCACAAAGGAAGAAATATAAGATTAATAAGATAACATTTAATTAACTATTTGATTACAAAAGTATGgcataatatcatcaataatgAATTGCTATTACGTTCAAAGATTGATGCATTAGTTCGTTTATCTGGTGCTGGGGCAGGAGCCTCCTCTCCACACGAGAAGTTTGTAGTACCTGGCGAAAGAAAGCATCGGTGTTAAGAAAAGGACTACATATCTTTAAAAATTACGCTAAAATGAATGGAAAAAAAAACCCATGATCGTTTATTTGGGCAACCATTTCAATCAAGCTAAGATTTTTAAATCAGACAAGTCTCAAATGAAAATGATACTTTGATTATAAAACCATTACTTGCTAGAATTGTTTTTTGTGTGGAACATGTTAATTTGGTATTAGCTTCGAAAGGGAATGGTATTATGAGGTAGCTTTCTGAATCAATCAATTTTGTTAGGCTAAGCAAATTTGTGTGAACAaaatccatcaaaagtcaaagagGTTGAAAAATCAAGATAGACAGATTATTATTCTGTCCCTTTTGATAAAACGTGTAAAAACTCCCACTATCACAGAAATCCAACTCTGACCTTGAAAACCGAATATAAcatgagaagaaaagaaaacaaagaactGTTTCATCTACCAACATCAGAGTTGATTACGCCAAGAAATTTTACCTATATGTTTAAAATTATCAGTGTATTTTTAAACTATCAGTGTATGTTTAACATGTTACACCAGGCCATATACCTTATTATTAAGGTAACTAATTCACTTTTATCACAAGCCATTACTTATAATTATCTTTTATACAACCTTTGGGATAAAAGAATCTTACATTATCAGTGTAAAAATTGTTAAACGGGGACTTACAGTTGGGAATAACACAAGGAAGAAACTTGAAAAAGTTATCGTTTTTGGAACGAGTTTGCCTCCAACCAGGATCACATTCACATGCGAAACCAAAAGTACCATTTGAAGAAGCTTTGCAAGTTCCTTTTCCACAACTCACTTCTTTACACACATTTTCTGTcccaagcaaaaaaaaaaacacaaatatCAGTAAAATAAACATCAAGATTGAATCTT
Proteins encoded in this window:
- the LOC104217256 gene encoding uncharacterized protein, giving the protein MASIHTFAIFSLIFILLPWSTANNALPPIFSPIFENVCKEVSCGKGTCKASSNGTFGFACECDPGWRQTRSKNDNFFKFLPCVIPNCTTNFSCGEEAPAPAPDKRTNASIFEPCHWAECGGGMCNKTSPVTYSCECQEGYYNLLNLTAFPCFKECALGMDCSQLGIDIMGNKSSSPPPSLPDNSKSIAISFFGGGYGWSIITAATMAVVLMI